A genomic segment from Flavobacterium inviolabile encodes:
- a CDS encoding MBL fold metallo-hydrolase: protein MKIAPLQEGKFNVEAGKTFIPYGNLTNPKGMLLSIQPFLIQTKTEVILLDTGLGFSVDSRLQLFTALAKEGIAPEQVTHVLLSHLHKDHTGGMGTFLADGSFQFHFPNAVYYLQERELRYALSEKHQPSFEPKLLEALTQHPQLIMQTEDEGFITDTIRFTVCGGHTPYHQVFWVTEDGETAFYGGDNLPQLTYLQHHIAYKTDFDGKAAMEWRKKWEVQAKNENWTILLYHDNEIPVLRFKAEMF from the coding sequence ATGAAAATAGCCCCATTACAAGAAGGAAAATTCAATGTTGAAGCAGGAAAAACCTTTATCCCTTATGGCAATCTGACCAATCCTAAAGGTATGCTGCTGTCCATTCAGCCTTTTTTAATACAGACAAAAACGGAAGTTATCCTGCTGGATACCGGTTTGGGATTTTCTGTTGACAGCCGGTTGCAGCTGTTTACCGCTCTGGCAAAAGAAGGTATCGCACCGGAACAGGTTACGCATGTATTGCTGTCCCATTTGCATAAAGATCATACCGGCGGCATGGGGACTTTCCTGGCTGACGGTTCTTTTCAGTTCCATTTTCCGAATGCTGTTTATTACCTGCAGGAACGGGAATTGCGTTATGCCTTATCCGAAAAACACCAACCTTCCTTTGAACCGAAACTGCTGGAAGCCTTAACACAGCATCCGCAGCTGATTATGCAAACGGAAGACGAGGGTTTTATTACCGATACGATCCGTTTTACCGTTTGCGGCGGCCACACTCCCTACCATCAGGTGTTTTGGGTTACGGAAGACGGTGAAACCGCTTTTTACGGCGGCGACAATTTACCGCAGCTCACTTATTTACAGCATCATATAGCCTATAAAACGGATTTTGACGGCAAAGCCGCGATGGAATGGCGTAAAAAATGGGAGGTTCAGGCAAAGAATGAAAACTGGACCATCCTGTTATACCACGATAACGAGATACCGGTATTGCGGTTTAAAGCCGAAATGTTTTAA
- a CDS encoding S41 family peptidase, translated as MKKIQQYCLKNMVMPVAMLLLFFLNTINAQSVKPKFNFDFEQYEKNEQLPAGWNVWENYKIGKDTVVVYSGKHAVKIQATEGGNPYGVLVTTLPDSYEGKEIRLEGYMKTDNVEGFAGLFIRLDKNGSIVAFENMEKEGIAGTNDWKKYSIAVPNHPDASTIYVGALLSGKGQIWLDDFVITVDGKRIETISYPADNDITEFAAGSGFTINKPTPQQLDNLYELGKTWGYLKYHHPEIAAGKYNMDYALFRALPIVKSPKFATDKEAWIASFGKLEPGKIKRSYYLGFGQADNPVFKNEAAYPDMKWADDGYKLLALFRYWNMIEYYFPYKHLIEKNWDSVLKKYIPKVLAAQDELTYKLTMMQLVSEIQDSHGFVFSAGKAVENFFGANIAPVELKAIEGKIVVTRLLNGIGKTTNLKVGDIITKINGVPVQKVIDDKKQYLATSNKATEIRDISRKLLRTNAASISVTVNNGKKDEIKKIACQPLKEVQFFADDTPSHKMLEGNIGYIYPGALQRGEIIGIMEKFKTTKGLVIDLRCYPSDFIVFSLGGYLMPKPTDFVKFAAGSLENPGSFKMSEKALQVGRENPDYYKGRIAILVNETTQSNAEYTTMALQVAPNAKVFGSQTAGADGNVSEIDLPGNFKTMITGLGVYYPDQRETQRIGIVPDVEVKPTRNGLMNDKDEVLERALRYVASAK; from the coding sequence ATGAAAAAAATACAACAATACTGTCTTAAGAATATGGTAATGCCGGTAGCGATGCTGCTGTTGTTCTTCCTGAACACAATAAACGCGCAGTCGGTTAAACCAAAATTCAATTTTGATTTTGAGCAGTATGAAAAGAACGAACAGCTGCCTGCAGGATGGAATGTTTGGGAAAATTATAAAATAGGGAAAGACACGGTAGTTGTTTATTCCGGGAAGCATGCTGTAAAAATCCAGGCAACCGAAGGAGGAAACCCTTATGGAGTGCTGGTCACCACGTTACCGGACAGTTATGAAGGGAAAGAGATCAGGCTGGAAGGCTATATGAAGACGGATAATGTGGAAGGTTTTGCCGGTTTATTTATCCGTCTGGATAAAAACGGAAGCATTGTTGCCTTTGAAAACATGGAGAAAGAGGGGATAGCCGGAACAAACGACTGGAAAAAATACTCCATCGCCGTGCCGAACCATCCGGATGCCAGTACGATTTATGTGGGCGCACTCCTTTCCGGAAAAGGACAGATCTGGCTTGACGATTTTGTAATAACCGTCGACGGAAAAAGAATTGAAACCATTAGTTACCCGGCAGACAACGATATAACGGAATTTGCCGCAGGCTCCGGTTTTACAATAAATAAACCCACGCCGCAACAACTGGATAACCTGTATGAACTGGGAAAAACATGGGGCTATTTAAAATACCATCACCCGGAAATCGCTGCCGGGAAGTACAATATGGATTATGCGCTTTTCAGAGCACTTCCGATAGTGAAATCGCCAAAATTTGCAACAGACAAAGAAGCCTGGATTGCTTCTTTCGGGAAATTGGAACCTGGAAAAATCAAGCGAAGCTATTACCTGGGCTTCGGACAGGCGGATAACCCTGTCTTTAAAAATGAAGCAGCGTATCCGGATATGAAATGGGCGGACGACGGCTACAAACTGTTGGCACTTTTCCGTTACTGGAACATGATTGAGTATTACTTCCCGTACAAGCACCTGATCGAAAAGAATTGGGACAGCGTACTTAAAAAATACATTCCTAAAGTTTTAGCGGCCCAGGACGAATTGACCTATAAGCTCACGATGATGCAGCTGGTTAGTGAAATTCAGGATTCCCATGGTTTTGTCTTTTCGGCTGGTAAAGCGGTTGAGAATTTTTTCGGGGCCAACATTGCTCCGGTTGAATTAAAAGCGATTGAAGGCAAAATAGTAGTAACCCGTTTGTTAAACGGAATTGGAAAAACGACCAATCTGAAAGTAGGGGATATCATTACTAAAATTAACGGAGTTCCCGTTCAAAAAGTAATAGATGATAAAAAACAATATCTGGCAACTTCCAATAAAGCAACCGAAATCAGGGATATAAGCCGTAAATTACTGCGAACGAATGCAGCGAGCATCAGTGTGACGGTAAACAACGGTAAAAAAGATGAAATTAAAAAAATTGCCTGTCAGCCTTTAAAGGAGGTGCAGTTTTTTGCAGACGATACACCATCGCATAAAATGCTGGAAGGAAACATCGGTTATATTTATCCGGGTGCCCTTCAGAGAGGGGAAATCATCGGCATCATGGAAAAATTCAAGACAACAAAAGGACTTGTTATTGACTTAAGATGCTATCCGTCCGATTTTATAGTGTTTAGCCTGGGCGGTTATTTAATGCCAAAACCAACCGATTTTGTCAAATTTGCTGCCGGATCACTTGAAAATCCGGGAAGCTTTAAAATGAGCGAAAAAGCTTTGCAGGTGGGACGTGAAAATCCGGATTATTATAAAGGAAGGATCGCGATACTGGTTAACGAAACCACCCAGAGTAATGCCGAATATACAACTATGGCCTTGCAGGTGGCGCCAAATGCCAAAGTATTTGGAAGCCAGACAGCCGGTGCCGATGGCAATGTTTCTGAAATTGACCTGCCCGGAAATTTTAAAACCATGATTACCGGATTGGGTGTTTATTATCCCGACCAAAGGGAAACCCAGCGAATTGGTATCGTTCCGGATGTGGAAGTAAAACCCACCCGAAACGGACTCATGAACGATAAAGATGAGGTACTGGAAAGAGCACTCCGGTATGTAGCATCAGCAAAATAA